In Carassius auratus strain Wakin chromosome 36, ASM336829v1, whole genome shotgun sequence, the following are encoded in one genomic region:
- the LOC113054978 gene encoding bactericidal permeability-increasing protein — translation MFLWCALVLVNLVSVATGTNAGVKVRLTQKGLEYGRQIGIASIQQKLRTIKLPDISGTEKVDPIGKVQYSFTGMQIVNLGLPKSALTLVPGTGVMLSIGNAYINLHGNWRVKYLRIIKDSGSFDLVVSELTISTTVAVMSDDTGRPTVSMTNCAATVGSVNVKFHGGASWLYNLFSSFINKALRNALQKQICPLVADSIADINPHLKTLNVLAKVDQYAEIEYSMVGSPVISNTSIDLGLKGEFYNIGQHKEPPFSPTPFSLPSQDTDMLYIGVSAFTLNSAGFVYNRAGALRLYITDDMIPSGSPIRLNTNTFGAFIPQIQKMYPGLMMKLLVETVKEPLMTFEPNNMTVQASSTVTAYAIQPNSTLSPLFVLNLEGSVSTHIYVTELKLAGNVTLNKIDMSLAKSYVGPFQVKSLDNIVTIVLKFAVIPKVNARLQEGYPLPAIGKMQLVNSQLQVLKDYLLIGTDVQFTG, via the exons ATGTTCCTCTGGTGTGCTCTGGTTCTTGTGAACCTGGTTTCTGTCGCTACAGGCACCAATGCAGGAGTTAAAGTCAGACTAACTCAGAAGGGGCTTGAGTATG GTCGACAGATTGGAATTGCCTCAATCCAGCAGAAACTCAGAACTATTAAATTGCCCGATATAAGTGGCACAGAAAAGGTGGATCCTATTGGAAAAGTCCAATATAGTTTTACAGG GATGCAGATTGTAAACCTGGGACTTCCCAAGTCAGCACTGACTTTAGTTCCTGGTACTGGAGTCATGCTCTCAATTGGCAATGCCTACATTAATCTGCATGGAAACTGGAGAGTCAAATACCTCAGGATCAT AAAAGACAGTGGATCCTTTGATCTGGTTGTTAGTGAACTGACCATTAGCACCACTGTTGCAGTCATGAGTGATGACACTGGCCGCCCAACAGTCAGCATGACCAACTGTGCAGCAACTGTGGGAAGTGTCAATGTAAAATTTCACGGTGGGGCAAG CTGGTTATATAACCTCTTCAGTTCCTTCATTAATAAGGCTTTACGCAATGCTCTGCAGAAACAG ATCTGCCCATTGGTGGCTGATTCCATTGCTGACATAAACCCCCACCTGAAAACATTAAATG TTTTAGCCAAAGTAGATCAATATGCTGAAATTGAATACTCCATGGTGGGGTCTCCTGTCATTTCTAATACTTCCATTGACTTGGGTTTAAAG GGTGAATTCTACAACATTGGACAACACAAGGAACCCCCCTTTTCCCCAACACCTTTCTCATTGCCATCCCAGGACACAGATATGCTGTACATTGGAGTATCTGCCTTTACCCTCAACTCAGCAGGCTTTGTGTACAACAGAGCTGGTGCCCTCCGCCTCTACATCACTGATGACATG aTTCCCTCTGGCTCTCCAATTCGTCTGAACACAAATACATTTGGCGCATTCATTCCTCAA ATTCAGAAAATGTATCCTGGTCTAATGATGAAGTTGTTGGTTGAGACAGTGAAGGAGCCCCTCATGACATTTGAACCGAACAACATGACTGTTCAGGCCAGCAGTACAGTGACAGCTTATGCAATTCAGCCCAACAGCACACTATCTCCACTCTTTGTCCTCAATCTA GAGGGCAGCGTCAGTACTCACATATATGTGACTGAGCTCAAACTGGCAGGAAATGTGACCCTAAACAA AATTGATATGAGCTTAGCAAAAAGCTACGTAGGACCATTCCAG GTGAAATCCCTTGACAATATTGTCACAATAGTCTTGAAGTTTGCCGTCATCCCCAAGGTTAATG CTCGTTTACAGGAAGGTTATCCACTTCCTGCCATTGGAAAGATGCAGCTTGTAAACAGTCAACTCCAGGTTCTGAAG GACTACTTGTTGATTGGAACGGATGTTCAGTTCACAGGATAA